A stretch of the Chloroflexota bacterium genome encodes the following:
- a CDS encoding acyltransferase encodes MPQLTSPEGSDSTQQAGVVAGAPEIKSTPPAPMPASLRFHELDALRAGAMLLGIVLHAFLFLIPDAWPIQHSDPPALVYWIGLNVIHGFRMPVFFLLSGFFTAMLWERRGLRQLALHRGKRIALPLALCCITVIPVNSWAFIGSEFSFGFWPFYWVYGFHHLWFLWILLWLGAAFLVLARLGVQFSHPVLWWLLIPLALAPQFFMHEPIVGPDTPGGLVPHPLVVGYYACFFFFGAFFYRRRFIMRRWWVLGLLPALLLVFPVAFVLLFPEEKVAWVLPVSTVFQVVYAWLMCFGLIGLFRLIASRERPWVRYASDSSYWLYLWHLPLIVFAQRIVLDWPISPHLKFVLICVTVTAVLLATYQLGVRYTPIGTMLNGKRERPRRKSVAVIE; translated from the coding sequence ATGCCGCAACTGACGTCTCCAGAAGGCAGCGACTCCACGCAGCAAGCGGGGGTTGTGGCGGGCGCGCCTGAAATCAAGAGTACCCCTCCTGCCCCAATGCCTGCGAGTCTGCGCTTCCACGAACTTGACGCCCTGCGCGCCGGGGCCATGCTTCTGGGCATAGTTTTGCACGCGTTCCTCTTTCTCATCCCCGATGCTTGGCCGATCCAGCATTCCGATCCACCCGCACTTGTATACTGGATTGGTCTCAACGTGATTCACGGCTTTCGCATGCCGGTCTTCTTTCTGTTGAGCGGGTTCTTTACCGCGATGCTTTGGGAGCGGCGCGGACTACGCCAACTCGCGTTGCATCGTGGGAAGCGCATCGCACTCCCTCTTGCATTGTGTTGCATCACTGTGATTCCGGTGAACTCATGGGCCTTCATAGGGAGCGAGTTTAGTTTTGGCTTTTGGCCGTTCTACTGGGTGTACGGCTTTCACCACCTGTGGTTTCTCTGGATACTCCTCTGGCTGGGCGCCGCCTTTCTTGTGCTCGCGCGGTTGGGCGTGCAGTTTTCCCACCCCGTGCTCTGGTGGTTGTTGATCCCCCTTGCGCTGGCGCCGCAGTTCTTCATGCATGAGCCGATTGTCGGCCCCGATACGCCAGGCGGACTGGTCCCACATCCGCTTGTAGTGGGCTACTACGCCTGCTTCTTCTTTTTCGGCGCGTTCTTCTACCGGCGTCGCTTCATAATGCGCCGCTGGTGGGTGCTGGGGCTGCTGCCGGCGCTCTTATTGGTATTCCCGGTCGCCTTTGTCCTGCTGTTTCCTGAAGAGAAAGTTGCGTGGGTATTGCCGGTCTCGACCGTGTTCCAGGTTGTGTATGCGTGGCTGATGTGCTTCGGATTGATCGGCCTCTTTCGCTTGATTGCCTCGCGGGAACGGCCCTGGGTGCGCTACGCGTCGGATTCATCCTACTGGCTCTATTTGTGGCACCTGCCGCTCATCGTCTTTGCCCAGCGCATCGTACTGGATTGGCCCATAAGCCCGCATCTGAAGTTTGTGCTGATCTGCGTCACTGTGACCGCAGTTTTGCTCGCCACGTATCAGCTTGGCGTGCGCTACACGCCCATTGGCACGATGCTCAATGGGAAGCGCGAGC